The window AATAAGCTCACTTGTTTGAGACCACAAAATCACCCAGATCTGCTAAATAGCTCTGCTAATagctatataaaaaaaatactttgattgaacaaaaataataaagagattcaattatatattttttaaagtatgttcattatcatttctacacacgttctaactggttgtagttGTTTAAGTTCAGACTGgagtatttcatttatttatttttttactccgACAGCCGTGTCTAGTGACGTTACGTTTGATACCGGAGCCCCGGGGCATGCATCAAAGTCGCTAAGCAGTTTGCTTCGAAACAGTGTGCCGAGGCTTAtatcactttatcagaagcacATGATCAATGACGTCCGGCGCTTCGTTTTgtcgaacaaccacctgattggtttcGGTAGAAGATAAAGCTTGAAGGCATGTGTGATGTCATCTATACCAATTTGGCTGTTCTAAATTATTTTGACCATCTGCATATGTGGTTGCTGTGTGGTTGCTGACTGCACTTACTAACTAAACCTTTTATGTTGTTTAGTATGCAGCTCTTCAGCTGCACAGACTCGGTCCAGCGCATCGAACAGTGTCTGCGGGGCTCCCTCTACATGTGCAGCATTGTGAAGGGTTGCAAGCGCACCTACCTTTCCCAGCGTGACCTGCAAGCCCACATCAACCACCGCCACATGAGGGCAGCCAAGGCTTTGGCAAGCCGCCAGGATGCCTTGCACCTTCCCCCATCCACAGAGGTCCCTGACCGCTTCCGTGTGCCCCCGCCTCACCTGCCCAAGGCCCAAGGGCACCTCCCGCCCCCTCTCCAACACGGGGGTCATGACCCCTACGGTCAGCCACCACCGGCTTCCCATGATGCACCTCCTCTTTCCCAGGAGACCTTCCGCATTGCCACCGTAACTACACGCGCACGCAGCAACCTCATCACCGTGCCAATCCAGGATGACTCCGGTtcttcctccacctcttcctcccgTGACCCTCTCCCTCCTGGCCCGGGCCCTGCtccacccccacaccaccaccctgGGGACTACCCTGGTCAGCCTGTAGTGTCCCACCCACACCACATGATGGCACCACCGCAACAGCACTAcggccctccacctcctccccctccacccatCAACCACCCCATGCAGCACCCGCCCCAGGGCTCTGGGACACCCCACATGGTCTACAACCAGGCTGGCCCTCCCCCGCCTATGTCTAACGCACCCCCTCCCATTACCCCCCCGCCAGGACACATCATGGGTCAGATGCCTCCCTACATGAACCACCCTCCTCCAGGCCCCCCACCTCAACACGGTGGTCCTCCAGTCAACGCCCCCCCTCCCCACCACTACAACCCTAACTCCATGCAGCAGTTCCCTGAGGACCAGGGCACACTCAGTCCCCCTTTTAACCAGCAAGGGGGTCTGAGCCCTGGGATGTGGCCTGCCCCTAGAGGGCCTCCTCCTCCAAGGATGCAGGGCCCCCCACCTCAGGGCCAGATGCCTGGACCCCATCACCCCGATCAGTCCCGCTACCGCCCTTATTATCAGTAAACTCTCACCTCCCCCCAAAGTCAGGGGCATTGTTTGACTTGTCCCTATTCCTCTCCACTGGGTTGAATAATGTGAACATGAGTCTCTGGGTTCTGTATGACTGTAATGTCTATGGAAACACTTTAAAGAGACTAGTCTATGGTGAATGTATGTATGTAGCTGTTCACTTTTATTGATATGAACCTTTTGGACTGTCAAATGAGCAACGATACATTTGAATCGCTCCTGTATTTGTCTCCAATGGACATTGTTGTATCTTGAAAAATTTTGTTTTGATGACGTCTCAATAAATATTTTCTAACAAAGCGTTACATCTCATTATTTTTCAATATTATTAGTTGTGGAAACGGTTTCATCCATATCAGTAGGGGGCAGTGTATGATCTAAAATTTGACATTGTTTGTGGAGGGAgccctgtgttttggttaatCACATGACATGgattttaaccttttatttaaagcTTTTTCATCAAACTGTCCCCCTTTTTATGTCAGATGGTACAGCACCATACTTCAGACAATTGCTTAATTGTTTTTTTCTAATTCTCATTTCTGAAAAGACCTTAAAATAAAAGTAGAAATCTAGGTCATGTGACATGATTGACCAAAACATGGCCCTAGTTATGTGCGATAAAAGAGAAGATAGCTGCTGggagaaaataaatacattttgagaGGGGTGGCACTGTAATTGTGTCAAGGACAAAACCCCAAGATTACTTTATGAAAAATAATTTTACTAACATTTATGACTCGACTGTGTTATCCTGCATGGGTGTTGCAGTGGGCTATTTGATGTCACCCTCCCTAGCAAATGCGTCAGGGGAGTATTCTGCTACTAAAATGATATCTAGCTACTAGTAGTGTTTTGCTGTGGAGTATTTGCTTTGTTGATACCGAGGATTTTTGAGGCTATTTGAAAATAAGCAACTTTATTTTATGTCCATAAAAAATGGCTTTGCTACACAgaagtatacactgagtgtacaaaacattaggaacaccttcctaatattgagttccacccccctttgccttcagaacagcctcaatttgtcagggcatggactctacaaggtggcaAGTGTTCCACAAGAATGCtcgcccatgttgactccaatacttcccactaattggtcttcaCATTATTAATAAACAAACATCTGGAATCAGCCTATAACAATGGCTCTGTTGGTAGAACATGTTGCTTGCaacaccagagttgtgggtttgattcccatgggggacaaatatgaaaatgtatgcactcactactgtaaatcgctctggattagagtgtctgctaaatgaaaaaAAGTAACAGGTTTTGGGTTTCAAATCGACCATTATAGCATACTTGTTTACATCACTTTGATTGATTTCACATTTCGGAACCTTATTGTTGCTAAAATAATGAGCTCTCTGTCAGATCTTCCCTCCCGAAATTCCATGACTCTCGGTTCGCAGAAGAATAGACGCTGTTATCAAGCTCGTCCCCAGCAAGAGGATAGAACTTCCAATTAATGTTGGACACTTGCTGATGACTTCATTCAGAGACAGACTCTTTTGTTCAATCAAAGTTAATAATTAAGGGGTGCTTATATAGTCCTGTTTCACTGTATGTACAAGTGGGTAACCTGCACAGGTGTGAAATTGATTTTCTGCATATTCCTCTCCCACTGAGAGTGGGGCCACAGCCAGgggatcagccattattgacagcgaccctggagcaattagggattttaccttgtcagcttggcgATTCATCCTACAACCttttagttactggcccaacgctccttaCCACCAGGCTACCTGAAGTGCATTGTATTGTTTTGTACCTTTCCACTGAGAAAGCCAACAGAGTTATAACTGAGTAAACATGTTGATAATACAGGATTGGATTTATCAAGAGTAGTAAAACTACATGTGTGTCTGGTATttacaccgaacaaaaatataaacgcaacatgtaatgtgttggtcGCGTGTttaatgagttgaaataaaagcttatttctcaaaaatgttgtggaCAAATTTTTTtgcatccttgttagtgagcatttctcctttatgaagataatccatccacttgacaggtgtggcatatcaagaagctgatgaaaCAGCTCGACCATTACAGCTCGACCATTACAGCTCGaccattgtgctggggacagtaaaaggccactccaaaatgtgcagttttgtcacacaacacaatgccacagatgtctcaagttgagggactgtgcaatttatttttttatttcacctttatttaaccaggtaggcaagttgagaacaagttctcatttacaactgcgacctggtcaagataaagcaaagcagtgcgacaaaaacaacaacacagagttacacataaacaaacgcacagtcaataacacaaaataaaatacaaatagaaAGAtccatgtacagtgtgtgcaaatgtagaagagtagggaggtaagcaataaataggccatagaggcaaaaataattacaatttagcattaatactggagtgatgtgcaagtagagatactggggtgcaaaagagcaagagggtaagtaataatatggggatgaggtagtcgggtgtgctatttacagattggctgtgtacgggtacagtgatcggtaagctgctctgacagctgatgcttaaagttagagagggagatataagactccagcttcagagatttttgcaattcgttccagtcattggcagcagagaactggaaggaaaggctgccaaaggaagtgttggctttggtgatgaccagtgcaatatacctgctggagcgcgtgctacgggtgggtgttgctatggtgaccagtgagctgagataaggtggggctttacctagcaaagacttatttGATAATCTGgagacagtgggtttggcgacggatatgtattgagggccagccaacgagagcatacaggtcgcagtggtgggtagtatatggggctttggtgataaaacggatggcactgtgatagactacatccagtttgctgagtagagtgttgggggctattttgtaattgacatcgccgaagtcaaggatcggtaggatagtcggTTTTACAAGGTTATGTTTggtggcatgagtgaaggaggctttgttgtgaaatagggagacgattctatatttaattttggattggagatgcttaatgtgagtctggaaggagagtttatagtataaccagacacctaggtatttgtagttgtccacatattctaggtcagaaccatccagagtagtgatgctagtcgggcgggagggtgcgggcagcaatcggttgaagagcatgcacttagttttactagcatttaaaagcagttggaggccacggaaggagtgttgtatggcgttgaagcttgtttggaggttagttagcacagtgtccaaagaagggcctgatgtatacagaatggtgtcgtcttcgtagatgtggatcagagaatcaccagcagcaacaagagcgacatcattgatatatacagagaaaagagtcggcccaagaattgaaccctgtggcacccccatagagaccgccagaggtccggacaacaggccctccgatttgacacactgaactctatcttagaagtagttggtgaaccaggcgaggcagtcatttgagaagccaaggctattgagtctgccgataagaatgcggtgattgacagagtcgaaagccttggccaggtcgatgaagacggctgcacagtactgtcttttatcaatggcggttatgaaatCGTTTAGGAccatgagcgtggctgaggtgcacccatgaccagctcggaaaccagattgcatagtggagaaggtacggtgggattcgaaatggtcaatgatctgtttattaacttggctttcgaagattttagaaaggcagggcaggatggatataggtctataacagtttgggtctagagtgtctccccctttgaagagggggatgaccgcggcagcgaGCTGGTcgtatctcagacgatacgaaagagaggttgaataggctagtaataggggttgcaacaatttcggcagataattttagaaagagagggtccagattgtctagcccagctgatttgtagggatccagattttgcatctctttcagaacatcagctgtctgcatttgggtgaaggaggagcggaggggggggggggggggggggcaagttgctgcagggggtgctgagatgttggcatgctgattgcaggaacgtccaccagagctgttgccagagaatgtaatgttaatttctctaccataagccgccgtCAACATCcttttatagaatttggcagtacatccaaccggcttcacaaccgcaaACCACAGAGGAGTaattctgtccataataaagccctttcgtagggaaaaactcattctgattggatgggcctggctccccagtgggtctgcctggctcccaagtgggtggacctatggcctcccaggcccacccatggttgctcccctgcctagtcatgtgaaatccatagattagggcctaattaattaatttaactCAGCAaactatttgaaattgttgcatgttgcatttttatTTGTATTCAGTTTGGAAGAAAGCATACAAAAGGCAAGTATACAGGTATTAGCAGTGCAATATCAGCACATCATCATATTAATCATCATGTCAAGCATGGCGTGCATATTTAGCCTGTCCTTTATGAGATCTACAAGCCAGTCCAATCATTACTCACTACGTTAGCACATTAGTCTTTGATTATTACTTGTCATTATTAACCATTAAGATCTATCTATATGCCTGTAATTACATTCAATTGCTTCGGGGTCAACAACCTATGAGCTCTGACCTTTCCAGACCCTTCAGTCTGTCACCTGAATGACAAAGAGTGGAGTCTGAACATAGTGTGACCGAAAGACCTTTGTGTACACACAATTCCCTATTGTGTCATTAACGCTACATATTGTGAAGTAATACGTTATGCTTGAGGTTCCTGCCTTAACTTATGCATGTCCTGTGAATGATCTGTCCGTTTCTCCAGTAGCATGGCGTAATGAAGTACGGAAGAACATGAACGTCTTCATCTCATCATCAAAGTACATGcagctgatttaaaaaaaaaaacataacttttgataaaaaatttttttttaagtataataTTTTAAAATTATATAATAAATAGGACTGATGGAGTTATTTCACacgtgcagctaacaaaaatggaaatgtctgctctacccaaaattacaaccaactattTGTAGCCTTACCGcacaaatggaagaggcaagtgaaAATGGGAAAAgataaggaacttgtctgtcgacactgcattaaagaccataatTGGATAaataaaattgtgataaataaaaatagataacagtttcatttaaggaccaaaaaattgacagctgtggcatatagattgcaaaattgttgggaagagattttcgacctatcgattccatggcacatgaactgatacacaaaacgatGCGGGATTAAACATTTCGATTTTTAAATTATTATGCAAAATtatgcaaaaaaaaagaaacgtccctttttcaggaccttgtctttcaaagataattcgtaaaaatccaaataacttcacagatcttcattgtaaagggtgtaaacactgtttcccatgcttgttcaatgaaccataaacaattaatgaacatgcacctgtggaacggtcgttaagacactaacagcttacagatggtaggtaattaaggtcacagttatgaaaacttaggacactaaagaggcctttctactgactgaaaaacaccaaaagaaagatgcccagggtccctgctcatctgcatgaacgtgccttaggcatgctgcaaggaggcatgaggactgcagatgtgaccagagcaataaattgcctaagacagcgctacagggtgacatgacggacagctgatcatcctcgcagtggcagaccacatgtaacaacacctgcacaggattggtacatccgaacatcccacctgcgggacaggtacaggattgcaacaactgcccgagttacaccaggaatgcacaatcgctccatcagtgctcagactgtccgcaataggctgagagaggctggactgagcgcttgtaggcttgttgtaaggcagatcctcaccagacatcaccggcaacaacgtcgcctatgggcacaaacccacttgaccagacaggactggcaaaaagttctcttcactgacgagtcacggttttgtctcaccaggggtgatggtcggattcgcatttatcgtcgaaggaatgagcgttacacctagacctgtactctggagtgggatcgatttggaggtggagggtccgtcatggtctggggcggtgtgtcacagcatcatcggactgagcttgttgtcattgcaggcaatctcaacgctgtgcgttacagggaagacatcctcctctctcatgtggtacccttcctacaggctgatcctgacatgaccctccagcatgacaatgccaccagccatactgctcgttctgtgcgtgatttcctgcaagacaggaatgtcagtgttctgccatagccagcgaagagcccggatctcaatcccattgagcacgtctgggacctgttggattggagggtgagggctagggccattccccccagaaatgtccgggaacttgcaggtgccttagtgaaagcgtggggtaacatctcacagcaagaactggcaaatctggtgcagtccatgaggagatgcactgcagcacttaatggagctggtggccacaccagatactgactgttacttttgattttgaccccccctttgttcagggacacattattccatttctgttagtcacatgtctgtggaacttgttcagtttatgtctcagatgttgaatcttgttatgttcatagaaatatatacacatgttaagtttgctgaaaataaatgcagtttacAGTGAgatgatgtttctttttttgctgagtttatatatatggggatacaaccttcccagctctgcagattgtgcaaagctgtcattgaactatatttagatttgttaaaaaaaaatgtggttactacatgattccatatgtgttatttcatagttttgactcTCAGCACACATTGTTACATTCGATTTTTTCCATTTTGTAAATGATGGCGGATTGATTGATTTCCAGGTTTTTTTGTGTACGTTTTTTCAAGATGGGTGATGAGAGGAGAATCGTCCAGACGATTGTGTATCTCACAACCCCTatatgtcttgaaatatgcagacagactgaCTAAaggtacatttacattgtaatacttctgacagccaactttctagcgTCACCCATAATTTTTTGACTTTACAGCGTTCCCTGAAAGCATGGTGTCAcaagtgtagagaggagtagtagGACCAGCTGCTACCGGCCTGAAGAGAGATACATGAAATGAGAGTGAGATACGATAATTGACGGGGCGCTGTAATCTGTACGTCATTTCAttgactctcctcaggactttgaatggcccctcAAAGCGCGGGCTCAGCTTCGTGGAAAGCCAGACCCTGTCACCGGGGTGAAAGACTGAGGCCACACTTAGGTGACGATCGGCCTGCGCCTTCTGCCGGAGGACGACGCGCTGGAGATGGGTGTGCGCTGTGTTCCATACCTTCTTGGCGCTCGGGAACCAATCGTCCACTGTAGGAGCCTCGATCTGACTCTGGTGCCTGGGTGCCAGGGCCGGCTGATACCCTAGAACACACTGAAATGGtgtgaggttagtggaggagtgacggAGGGAGTTTTGTGCATATTCTGCCTAAGGCAGAAACGCAGCCCACTCCCCCGGCAGGTCGTGACAGTAACTACGaaggtacagtggcttgcgaaagtattcacccctttggcatttttcctattttttttccttacaacctggaattaaaatacatttttggtgggtttgtttcatttgatttacacaacatgcctaacaatttgaagatgcaaaacattttttattgtgtaacaaacaaaaaaagaagacaaaaaaaatgaaaacttgagcatgcataactattcaccccctaaaagtcaatactttgtagagccacctatttcagcaattacagctgcaagtctcttggggtatgtctctataagctttgcACATctagcaaaactgctccagctccttcaagttggatgggttccgctggtgtacagcaatctttaagtcataccacagattctcaattggattgaggtctgggctttgactaggccattccaagacattgaaATGTTTCCCCATaattaaaccactcaagtgttgctttagcagtatgcttagggtcattgtcctgctggaaggtgaacctccatcccagtctcaaatctttggaagactgaaacaggtttccctcaagaatttccctgtatttggtACGTTTTTGCTTATTTTTGCTTTAAGCAATTACTTTTTTCTTGTctctcttccgtaaagcccagctctgtggagtgtacggcttaaagtggtcatatggacagatactccagtctccgctgtggagctttgcagctccttcagggtcatctttggtctctttgttgcctctctgattaatgccctccttgcctggtccgtgagttttggtggacggccctctcttggcaggtttgttgtggtgccatattctttccattttttaataatggatttaatggtggtccgtgggatgttcaaagtttcagatatattTTTAGAagccaaccctgatctgtacttctccacaactttgtccctgaactgtctggagagctccttggtcttcatagtgccacttgcttagtggtgttgcagactctggggcctttcagaaaagctgtatatatactgagatcatgtgacagatcatatgacacttagattgcattGTATTTCAAGGCGTACCTTccaactcactgcctctttgcttgacatcatgggaaaatcaaaagaaatcagccaagatatcagaaaaacaattgtagacctccacaagtctggttcatccttgggagcaatttccaaacgcctgaaggtaccacgttcatctgtacaaacaatagtacgcaagtataaacacaatgggaccacacagccgtcataccgctcaggaaggagacgcgttctgtctcctagagaataatttactttggtgcgaaaagtgcaaatcaatcgcagaacaacagcaaaggaccttgtgaagatgctggaggaaacagatacaaaagtatctatatacaaaatggcttaaggacaacaaagtcaaggtattagagtggccatcacaaagccctgacctcaatcctatagaacatttgtgggcagaactgaggaaggagcgagcaaggaggcctacaatcttaactcagttacaccagctctgtccggaggaatgggccaaaatttacccaacttattgtgggaagcttgtggaaagctacccgaaacgtttgacccaagttaaacaatttaaaggcaatgctaccaaatactaattgagtgtatgtaaacttctgacccactgggaatgtgatgaaagaaatgaaagctgaaataaataattctctccactattattctgacatttcacattcttaaaataaagtggtgatcctaactgacctaagacagggaatttttacgaggataacatttcaggaattgtgaaaaactgagtttaaatgtatttggctatggtgtatgtaaacttccgacttcaactgtttatatatatatatatttatatataaaaacaGGACAAAACCCAAAGTGCAAAATAATAAAGTGCCCAGGAAATAGTAGtagagattcctctcaggaaaacaagcaacatttacaatgaccgacaaagacaaatgacagaggGAGTATTAACCGTGGTAAactggggattggaaccaggtgtgtgtaatgatgacgagacaatTCCGGGGTTGAGGAGTGAAGGGCGTTTACCAGCAGCAGGTTCGGCAGCTGCGGCGATACCGGCCTTCTAGCTGACAACTGActgagattgtcagttggatatgctctcttcaaggttttgtatatcttacctatcatatgaacatccttttctg of the Salvelinus alpinus chromosome 37, SLU_Salpinus.1, whole genome shotgun sequence genome contains:
- the LOC139565816 gene encoding E3 ubiquitin-protein ligase Hakai-like isoform X2, whose product is MTPDNDLQGTDGSGSLGGPDVRRRIPIKLISKPTIRSKPATRTQRPMGRQPSKPQAGDEESFSFKQEERFDCGTKAGDVFASQRRFPQQMFWDFKLNLIGEKDDIPAHFCDKCGLPIRIYGRMIPCKHVFCYECALLHEKKGDKMCPGMQLFSCTDSVQRIEQCLRGSLYMCSIVKGCKRTYLSQRDLQAHINHRHMRAAKALASRQDALHLPPSTEVPDRFRVPPPHLPKAQGHLPPPLQHGGHDPYGQPPPASHDAPPLSQETFRIATVTTRARSNLITVPIQDDSGSSSTSSSRDPLPPGPGPAPPPHHHPGDYPGQPVVSHPHHMMAPPQQHYGPPPPPPPPINHPMQHPPQGSGTPHMVYNQAGPPPPMSNAPPPITPPPGHIMGQMPPYMNHPPPGPPPQHGGPPVNAPPPHHYNPNSMQQFPEDQGTLSPPFNQQGGLSPGMWPAPRGPPPPRMQGPPPQGQMPGPHHPDQSRYRPYYQ
- the LOC139565816 gene encoding E3 ubiquitin-protein ligase Hakai-like isoform X1 — protein: MDQSDNDLQGTDGSGSLGGPDVRRRIPIKLISKPTIRSKPATRTQRPMGRQPSKPQAGDEESFSFKQEERFDCGTKAGDVFASQRRFPQQMFWDFKLNLIGEKDDIPAHFCDKCGLPIRIYGRMIPCKHVFCYECALLHEKKGDKMCPGMQLFSCTDSVQRIEQCLRGSLYMCSIVKGCKRTYLSQRDLQAHINHRHMRAAKALASRQDALHLPPSTEVPDRFRVPPPHLPKAQGHLPPPLQHGGHDPYGQPPPASHDAPPLSQETFRIATVTTRARSNLITVPIQDDSGSSSTSSSRDPLPPGPGPAPPPHHHPGDYPGQPVVSHPHHMMAPPQQHYGPPPPPPPPINHPMQHPPQGSGTPHMVYNQAGPPPPMSNAPPPITPPPGHIMGQMPPYMNHPPPGPPPQHGGPPVNAPPPHHYNPNSMQQFPEDQGTLSPPFNQQGGLSPGMWPAPRGPPPPRMQGPPPQGQMPGPHHPDQSRYRPYYQ